TGCCGACGTACATGAAGATCAGCCCGGCGGCGATGATCAGCCACGGCAGGTACTCTCTGCCACCGGTCCGGGCGCCCGGCGGCTGGGTCGTGACGGCGGCGTGGGATGCGGACATAGGCCTGGTGCTCCGGGTGCGAATGGTCTGTGGCCGTGGCGGCTAGTGGTCGTTCAGCACCGTGCCGACGACCGCGACACTGGCGTGGCGCAGCATGTCGGCATGGCGGCGCACCTGCCGCATGCGGCTGAGATTGCGCTGCGCCACCACCAGCGCGGCGCTGGCGCGCACCGCCAGCGTCTGGCTGTCGGCATACAGCCCGCCGGCCGGCGTGTCGATGAGGATGACGTCGAACTCGCGCGCGAACTCCTGCAGCAGCCGGGCGAAGATCGGCCGGGCGAGCAGTTCCTGCGGGTTGGGCGGCACGGCACCCGCCGGCAGCACCGACAGGTCGCGCAGCGCGGGAATACGCTCGACGAGGTCGGGCGTGCCGCGGCCCGCCAGCGCGGCCGACAGGCCCGCGCGGTTGTCGACCCCGAACAGTTCGTGCTGGCGGGGGTTGCGCAGGTCGGCGTCGATGATCAGCGTGCGTTCGCCCAGTTGCGAAAAGACCACGCCCATGTTCGCGGTGAGCCAGGAGCGGCCCTCCCCGCGCGCCGGGCTGGTGATCGCCAGCGTGCGGCGCTCGGGTTCGGTGTCGAACCAGC
This DNA window, taken from Thauera sp. K11, encodes the following:
- the epsG gene encoding chain length determinant protein tyrosine kinase EpsG, encoding MNAPATSELIANERSIGAILVDAGRLSTEDAERIFRVQREEGLRFGDAAIKLGLVTEADIQRALSRQFDYPYLQRGDGKVTEAVIAAYEPFSPQVESLRALRSQLMLRWFDTEPERRTLAITSPARGEGRSWLTANMGVVFSQLGERTLIIDADLRNPRQHELFGVDNRAGLSAALAGRGTPDLVERIPALRDLSVLPAGAVPPNPQELLARPIFARLLQEFAREFDVILIDTPAGGLYADSQTLAVRASAALVVAQRNLSRMRQVRRHADMLRHASVAVVGTVLNDH